aaattaaaaatccttataatttcaatagggcctctcaccattcggtgctcgggccctaataaaaaccAGGTCTGGGTGTGTCTGAGATTATTACATCCATTCCTCCATCATTGACTTAGTttataactttaaattaaattttattaacaagaaagacaaagaacagagatttctaggactgcaaagcagcactgggCGGGCctgagcacatgcattttgaagcgttgcattcgttttgcctgaaaaaaaaaaaaaaatgactgaggaaatattgacacagagctgttcaggcttggactcagATCATGAGAGAGAAGTTTGacggtgataggacaatgcaaagtggagttatgacaacatcgtcgCCTTTGGCGAGGGATGAACATTCacgtacctcaatgtttacacggtttgaggaaaggtcccaattctgagagagagaaagagagagagacgtcacctTTGCAAGACATAAGGATTCCTTTGATCTTTGAACACTGTCACTGCAGGACTGGAGTTGTTTAAGGCTCAgaatcaaaggattcatggtccattGAATGGCGTggaatcaaactttgacgccacagTCAGACCGTGGGACGGAAAATAAATTCTTTGCATTAAGTAATGTCAATTTGtgaattttgatattttaaccGAATTGAACACATTTATAGTATTTTAGGGAATGTGTTTACTTCGGCCTTTAGCCCAGAGAGGTGTGTTGAAATAAGATGGGTTTTTGcattcctgtttgtttgctgacTCACTTATGTCCAACAGCTTTGTTTCTGAGAGTGATAAGAAGAGACCCGGGTCAAACATTTTATAGACCTCGATTCTGTGAGGGAAGATAAGAATATATAAGTTTCTCTTTCACAACTGGTTTCattctgatgttttttactGGTAGGTGACTGGTATAGGAGGCCAAACAATTGTATTCCTGATAAGAACCTCTTTGATGTgatattttgcatttttatatatcctttattgtattatttaatgATGCACTGACACAAGCAGCCTTTGTTACTGTTagaaaatttgctttcaaaagACATTCTGGCCGGAAGCTCGGAGCAAAGTCCACACCGGTTTCAATACAAACTATGAAAACTCGAGATAAATGGCAACGACTCATTGTGACTCAGTGATCGTTTAATCATTTGGCAGAATTTGTTTATCAGGAGGCTTGGGGCTGTTACTGCTTTACAAATGAAGTATCTTAAACTAACATTCATCACCTGTGATAGAAGAAATACACATGTTGCTGCATGTCAAGGTTTTACTCACAACTTTCctattttcctttattttttctattttatcctGTCAATCACCTTCTAAAAAGTCAGGGCCTGGCAAGAGCATGATTGAAACTGCGTGACTTCATTTCACTTACCTTCACTTTCATGTGTTTCAACCTAAGTTGTTTAAACACTGTTAATAAACACCTGAACAAGCATGAATGTGAAACCTCCTGATATATCGAGGTCCTAGTGCTGCTGTTAGTGTTAATTTTACATTGTTGTAATCCTCGTTTGAGGCTGCTTTACAGTGTCATAATTTAAGAGGAAATAAATGTGCAGTAACCAACACAATTACCATAATGGCTCACGTAAAACAATTCCTGTTTTAGATAATACATGTAcaatttggggatttttttatGAGACAACAAACATTGTGATCGATTCTGTTGTTCTGCTCATTTGAGCcaaatcatttgtttatttatgaggATACATTTATATAGAAAAAACCACcactgaaatgaatgaaataaagaaagctTACTTATATCTTTGATTTTCTTCTACCTTATTGAtcttaatttttattttctgtgtctaTGTTCTTATTGTTCACTgcacatttaagacattttgcAGTATCACAAGATTTCCTCATAATCAAAAAACACCCAACACAACCTTATTATCAGCTGACCTTGTGAgcgtgcctcctcctcctcctcctccctgtctgtgCGCGTCAGGTGCAGTGTATCCCCGGAGTGCAGGGCGCGGTCCCATCACTTCTGCAGCTGGAGACAGGAGGTGAGTGTTTACTTTGGAGAGTTCGACTTGTTTGAATGCATCAGATACTGAGTTATGTGCAAAGTGGACGAGTGCGGAGGGAAATCCTTTATCGCCCAGATATATTAATAAGTATATTAAGTTAACTTTGCATCAGGCAAACTTAAGTTGTAGTAGTAATGTATAGTTGTGTGAGTTTTAGCCTCAAACACTTTCTACAATTCTCTCAAGTATCAGTCAgtgttctatctatctatctctatttatctatctatgtatctatctatgtatctatctatgtatctatctatctatctatctatctatctatctatctatctatctatctatctatctatctatctatctatctatctatctatctatctataaatctatctatctgtgtttTAGCTTCACACTTTCTTTAATTCTCTTCTTAAGTATTCTTAATTTTGTAATCTGTGTTTTAGACCGATAGacaacttgtttgtgtttaagcCACAAAAACTTTCTTCAATTCAAGTCACTCtttcgatctatctatctatctatctatctatctatctatctatctatctatctatctatctatctatctatctatctatctatctatctatctatctatctatctatctatctatctatctatctatctatctatctatctatctatctatctatctatctatctatctacctatctatctatctatctggtCGATAGCATGTCATGTGATTGTTTGACAAAATGATACCGGCTTAATGGACAGCCTGCATTACAAACtgaagacaagaggaggagggggcatTCAATGACCAATCCTGCTGCATCATGGGAGAAAGGACGTTCTGACATTTTTCGCCAATTTTAATCGGCCAACTGATAAATAGGGGGCAGGGAAAACGCACATACGACAACTTTAAAACCTTAGATTgcactttgttttctcttttgggCTCATGAAGATCACCGTGTCCCAGAGTTCAAGGTTTTTAATTCTTCTCAGTTGTTGGTCTTCCTCTGCAGGTCAGAGCCCTCGCCACTGATACCATGACCGGGTTTGTGGAACGCATCCCCCGCCCTCCTCAACCAAAGGGAGCGACTCTAGGTGAGATCAGTTTAATCACGCTGACATTAGGCGTCGGGGAAGAGAAGCTCAAAAGGGACAATTAAATCAATTTACTTTCTTCTTTCAGGATTTTCAAAGTTGTTTGGATGCGCCATTCCTATTGCTCAGATCGCAATTGGTAAGTGTGAGATTTGTTCGAGGTTTTACTCAAAGACCAGAGAGTCAGCTTTTTCCCGATGAGAACATGGACTGACCGGTCTCTTGTCTCGTTTTCCACCAGGGTCTGTGTATCTGGAGGACTGTCCGGTGCAGCCCTACATCCCCATCTACTTGATCGTGTCGGGGGTTATTGGCGTGATGCTGGCGCTGCTCACCTGCATGCCCTTCTCCCAGAAGCCCGAAGACGGCACCAGCAACCCCATCAATCAAGTCTGCGTCATGTGGAACTCGCTGTCGTcctgcttcctcttctgctgGTTCATCACCGGTGAGTTAAAAGTAGCGGCGGGCAGGCCATTGAGCCGGCACTCAGGGAAACAGGAGAGGTGCAGAGGTTGGTGTAATACCTACTTTCTGGCTGGATGGTTTAAATTGTGATTCTAAAATTTAAGCCAGATATTTAAACCATCGCTCCATACGTTGTCTTTCACTTATCCTGGGTCAAATCACATGTGACGTCAATATAGGAGCACCAGTCCGAGAAACCACCCACTGCAGTTACATGAATGAGCCACTAGATGTCCATCTTGAGTTTTAACTAGCACCCCACACCTTTGTACAGTTAcaaagctgcacacacacacacaaacacacacacacacacacacacacacacacacacacacacacacacacacacacacacacacactcccacctATATTTGAAATATTCTGTTTGGATTCAACCCTCAACACTTAGAgtacagaaaaataacaaaccctCTACAATAGCAATGTAGTGTATCAAACTTCCACAGCCCGTGATATTACTGACACATTATATTGTGTACATAATATCATCTTCATTtgtcaaatctgtcaaatgtgACCTGATTTCAGTGAGTTCAACATGACTTGACAATGTAACTCAGAAATGATACAGACATTTTACATGAGTCTGGAAACGAGCTAACGAATAGTGGAACTGCGCTGGTTGATGGAGCCATCATGAAACAAATCCAAAGTGTAGAtctcttatttgttttttgtttttttttcaggcaatgTGTGGATCTACTCTATTTACCAGCCGGAATACGTCAAGAACTCAACGAACATCGACGTTTACTGCGACAAGACGCTCTACCTGTTCGCCTTCTGGATCACGACTCTGGGCTACATCCTCTTTGGCGTGATCCTTCTGTGCAGCTTCTGCGCTATGGTCTGCTTCTGCCTGTGTGGCTGAGCAGACAGCGATGTCAACGTCTAGAGACCTTTGCCGTGGGGGTGGGCGTGTCTTCTGCACAAGTCGCGTCAGGCTTTATGTGTCTCACGAGTTTAAGTGCTGTGGCAGCTCTGATAGACACAAGAGTAACTCTGAAGATTCTACAGATTTTTAACACTGATTATAAATAAGGATTCCTAATCGCCGAGCCCTCCCTCACTGTCTCTCCCAGCATGATTTGTTTATATGTGCAGCCGGAAAATGAGGCTCAAGCTTTGTACATGATGAAATGATTAAATGCCTGTTCTGTGTGAATTCACTTTGTCTTGTAGTTGATTTTATTCCACTCGTTAAACAAACTAATCAAACTCATTGTGTTCCTCAGTTTCCCCATCGTAAACACCTGCTACTGTACATTCGTGGTTGTATTCATAACCAACTCATACAAAGGAGATCGTAAAAGGGGCATTAGTTTTCTGTTTTGCGGATCCAGTTGTGGTGACGGTAAAATAAGATGCGTAACCTAACCATGGTTCTCATTTTTCATAAAGATTGTTTATTGATGTTCATATTTTAACACAGAAACAGTATAACTTAGATacacaatacaaaatatacgACTTACTGtttgaattttaaaatgtatttttgcaaacattgagtttttgatatttcaaatattttcagtCTTTATGTAAAGTTGCATGTTTTTAGCGATGGCCTGGActatggggggagggggggggttgtgtgactGGGCTGGGACGTCAGCATGATTTGCGGGCGAGGACGGCGAGGGCTTTGCCGTGGATTGGCTTGTAGAGGAGAGTGAAGCTGGACGGGCTGAGATGGCCGGCGCCCTGCGCGTCGACCTTTCCCATCAACACGTAGTTCTGACCTGGAAAAGACACGTTTATGTAAAAGAAATCATGTAagtttggtattttttttaatataaattgaGGTAGTAATTGCAGGCGGCCCAAGTGTTCATATGTTTTCAAAACGGCCATTGTAAGtgtattacaaaaaaaatgcCACATCTCAATTTATGGAAAAATAAGCCTGTGTCATATTGTACCTTTGTTGAGCCCGGGGCACCTCTTGCAGGTCGAGGTCAGTCTGACTGACGTGGCCGGTCCTGACTTGCCGATGTTGAGGCGTCCTGTCTTATAGGCCTTGATCACGGACACCTCGATTGTCGCTGAGCCCCTTGGACCAGCGGTCACCGACGTGACCTTACCAGTGATCACTGGatgagagacagaaagggagaagagagaattgaaatttcaggaaaaaaaagacatgcacCTCGGTCTAAAACACAAAGTGCATGGTTCAGAAGGAAAGACCAGCGCACCCATGGGTTCAAGTGAATttgttaataaaacaacatgggTGCTGGATGGGGAGATGACATGACGTGCTTGGTGTTTGTGGTCCGGCTAAACATGAGAATCTGAATCAGGTTTTATTGCGCAccaggtttacacctacaaggattTGCTGTGGTGTGATAGtggatttataaatataaagagaGATATAAGTATAACGATAAACACTAGAGATTGAATTGGGCTAAACACAGTTAGTTCGTTATTTGCCACAGGAAGTTGAAGGGCCTCCGTCTCAGGCAGGGACATCAGTGCAGTCCAGTGATAAGATGCACATTTCGTTCATTAAAGTTCATAGACTAAATGAGAACCAAGCAGTGAAATAAGTCAGGGCGAGTGATGTAGTGGCTCACCGAAGTCATGAGGGCAGAAGCTGGTCTGGAGAGTCCCTGTCCTCTTACAGGGTTGTGTGCACAGTGGGTTCAGTGGTaaagctgcaggaaacacacacaacagataacaGGCGCATCAACTTGCATCCTACTGCTGTACTAATATAAACAAGGAGGCAAAGAACAGATTAACTCACGTTTGTTGCTGACAACTGGTTTCTTAGTCACCGTTTTGCCCGCTCCTGGTTTAGGTGTGGCTTTAGGTTTGGCATTAGGTTTGGCTCCACTCTTGACGGTTGGCTTTACTGTTTTTTTGACAGCCGGTTTTAATGTAGGCTTGGTCTTCAGTATAGGTCTACGGGTGGGCTTAACCTTGATCCTGGGTTTGAGCGTCGGTTTTACCAGCTTAGGTTTGGGCGCGGGTTTAGTTCCCGGTTTAGGTGCCGGCTTTTTCACGGGTACCTTAGGTGCTGGTTTAGCTGGTTTGGGTTTAGCCGTGGGCTTGACCGCCGGCTTGGCGGCAGGTTTGAGTGGCGGAGGTTTCTTCACCAGGGCTTTTTTGGTGGGCTTAGGCTTCACGGCAGGTTTCGGTTTGGGGGTGGGCTTCACTGTCTTTTTCGGCCTCACGCCTGCTTTCTGTGGCGTGGAGGTCGTCTGCGGCCCGTAGATGAAGTCCCCCCCGGCGGTGGGTGATCGGGAGCCACGGGGCACGCTGGAGTAGAAGGCCATGAAGCCGTCTGAGGTCACGCTGAGGTCGGACACGAACTGCACAAGAAGCTCGTTCCCGTTGGTCACTATGATTCTATGTGAGGAATAAGAAAAGTGGATGAAGGGAAGGACGGGAGGAAGAATTTGCACTTTTGAACCCATGTTTTGCCTCAACACCCATTTCCTGATTGCTAATCTCACCCTGGTGAACTGTCGCCGCAGAACTTTCCGATTCGTCTGGAGTTGTCCTTTTCTCCTCCGTTAAACAACGCCACGTAGTCGTAGCGGCAGTAGGTGTCGGGCTCCAGATCCAGCTTGATGAACTTCACCTCGATCACCTGCGAGAGAGGTGGCAGCATAAAAGGATTGAAGGATGTGAGCAGTGAATAATTTACATGAGCCCGGTACAGTGCAGACGCGGgtaggggtggtggtggtggcggcggaggaggagagagagagaggcctgacTTGTGAAACACAGAAGGGCATTTACTCCCTCGCCCTCGCtcgcctctctctttctctcggcACACGTGAACACGCCTGCAGGTTTTCAATGAACTCTTTCATTTTGAACTTCGTCACAGGAATCGCACACAAACAACGTTGGAGAAGTAGAGTTGAATATTTCCTCCTGCTGGGCCCCATTCACCGAGATATGTTTTCAACTTGTCTTAGTTGCACATAAAGTCGATTTCTTTTTACTTCATCTGCAGGGAAACGAAAACCTAAATGCTCCTGTTAGTGTTTCTTTGCAGGTTTCTTTGCATATAGGTTGTTTTGAACACCTGCTGCTGACCATTCAGTGTTGTATTCATAACCAACTTTTACAAAGGAGATTGTAGAAGGGGCGTTAGTTGTCTGTTTTGCGGATCCAGTTGTGATGACGGCAAAAAAAGATGAGTGACTGAACCATGGTTCTCATTTTTCATAAAGAAAGCATGCACTTTGTAACTTTCTGCACGTTTTACTAAGTTGTACTTTACTTTATTAAAACCCATGCATCAACAAGGTGCACAGCCCCATTCCCCTCGGCGAGGTTCACTCACACCGGCAGTTAATGGTTTTTAATGCATTAAATTGTttgaggaggcagagtttatggtctatactgcagccagcagccagggggcgatcaagatgatttggcctcaattttcgtccatctttacacatTCTGGTTTGATGCTCTGAGAAAAAGTCGAAAGACTAGCATGAAATACAGAGTCTGTTATGATTGGCTTACATTGCTCGGCTCTACGGAGATGTGCCAGGAGCAGCTGATGCCTGCTGGGTAATTCGAGTTCGGCCAGTTGGGTGTCTTGACGGAGCCCTGGGATTTGGTCAGCCGGCCGCCGCAGAACTGATTCTCTGTGGGCAAAAGAGGAGTGGAAAAAGAAGTTAGAAGCTCATACATCAGATTCAAACCTCTTTCGATACTGTGCCTGAGGCAAAAAGAGGAATAAACGCTGCTCAGGTGACGGTGGCAGGCTTTCTCTAATCAAACAGAATTACGTAAGAACACCAGACGAGACCTCAAACACAGAGCACTCATTTATTACTGGAATAAGAGTGTATAAATATAAGAGTGTGTAGCTGAAGCCTCGGGTGGTTCCctggggtctgtgtgtgtgtccctgcaccTTCCACATGGGGCTTCCCTGCGGTGAAGTACGCCAGGAACCCTCTCCCTCCGGTGGACTCGTCCGACACCATGTCCATCATCATGGTGTTGGAGGTGGAGATGAGGGCGCCGGGCCGGAACGTCCCACAGAAGCGTCCCAGCTTCTGCACCAGGCGCGTGTGGCCGTTGTAGACGTCCAGGTAGTCGTAGCGGCAGGTGGGGTCGGCCTCCATGTCGTAGAGGCGGAAGGAGAGCATGACCACGTGGCCCTCGGGGACCtgaaggaggaggcaggggaggttcatcagagaaaggaaagaggagaaggtgtAGGAGTAAGTGATGTATTTGtaggtttttaaaagaaatgaaaaaattaaatttactttttttctctcacataTCCCCAGTTGTTTTTGAATATGGGACAATGTCGGATTGTAAATTGGAAGAGGTGAATTTGTTCTGCAGTGAATAACTTATAGTTGTTGTATTCATTAGTGTGAAATTTAATCCgttaaatttatattttgtttgtttggctggAGGGCGGCACTGTGGCGTGACGGGCAGCACCATCATCCAAATACCTGCAGATTGGTGTGCAGTTAATTAGGGACTCTACATCTCCTATGGGGATTggctccatctccctcaaagGTGAAACAGTATGGATAATGGGTGGATGGACTTTGGAGCTCAGAAGAGGTGGAGCAGTTGCACCGGTTTATCTTCGGCCGAGATGAACCTTGTGCATTGTGCGTACATTTTAAATCCCATGTCTCAATTGCATTTTTTTGTCGAATGGAAAATGGTTTGTATTGATACAGTGCAGCTCCACACATAACTCTATTACATGTCCACACAGCCATCAGAGGTACTTTGGGTTCATGCCCAAGGACAccagactgggatcaaaccgccgaccCTCCGATTAGTGGACAGCCTTTGCCTTCTGAGCTTTTTTTGCATCCACCCCCCTGCAGTGTCTCCACCTCCCAACCAGTGTGATGATGCAgtgatatttttttgtgttaatgaCTCACGGTGATGTACCAGGTGCATTTACTGTTGGGCTTGTAGGGGCTCGGGAAGCCTTCGCTGGCCACGATGCCCGAGTCCGTGACCAGGTGGCCTCCACAGAGGAAGGTCGGCCTgcaaaagagaggaggaggaggaggaggaagaggaagagtggGTGCAACTTCTGACTGGACAAGCAGCAGTGGAAGAAAAAGCTAATTTCAATAAGCAGCCATAATGAAAAGTATTGAAGCTGAatcctgcatacacacacacacacacacgtttacatACATGCAGGGAACCACAGTAGCACAGTCTGCCTCTGTTCCATGAATCTGGGGAGGGTCCCAAAGAGAGCCCTcctgacttgtgtgtgtgtgcgtgtgtgtgtgttttcgtaGAACCAAGCCAGGAGGACAGTTAATATACAGTAAATGCACTGTGAGCGTCCTCCAGACTCAGACTCGCCTCGCCACAAGAAGGTGTAGAACACATACTTTGCCCCAGCAGACGGCCACGTTCAAACGCCGCTCGCACATGGAGTTTGGTgacacacaccctctctttCACACTCGTATAAACACACATCAGAGCCGAGGGGGGGCGGCCTCTGCTTTTAATTCTGTAGCACTCATGGGGCCCCAGACCCGTTAATTTCAGACGTAGGCTGCCCAGGCTTCCGCTCAATTCGTTTTTTACGAAATCTGTTTGCTGCAGAGTTGTTGCTCAGGAAAAGGTCTAAATTAATCTGTAGCATTGTGAAGGCTGTTTCTGTGATCAGCGGCCATACATAGTCCCTCAGGCATGCATTGTGCGTCTGCTGTGGTCGCACAACTGTAAGGCCCCAAAAAAATCCCAGTGGTGGCGTCCCTCCCTTCTGACCCTGAGCTGAACAGCCCACAGGCATTTGTTTGTCTCCTGTTCAATTAACACCctgtgtgtaggagtgtgtgtaggagtgtgtgtaggagtgtgtgtagGAGTTTTTGTGTGTGGACGTCCTCCTGCCAGTGTACACACGaggtccagtagctgtttggaaCTGGAGCTTAAAACTCTCAAGTTGCAGTGTCATTTGGTGTCCTCCTGCCTGGTGTGTTTATGGGATGTCAACCACATCTCCCCAACACTGCGTCCTTCTATTTCCACTCGgtgaaaccaaaacatcacAATCTGGtagagggagaaaaacacacagcagaggacGGGGGCAGATGTGGCCGTGGAAATGCCACGCTGCATGTGTAAATGAAGGATgaaggacgggggggggggggaaaggatgCACAAGGGGGACATGTAAAgatttgacacaaacacaaacacacacacatacacacacacttacctggTCGAGTTGCTCTGACTCTGAGCCTCCGTCCATCCTAGAGTCAAAGCGACAAGGAGCAACACACTCCACACTCTGTCCTCCATCCTGCTGTCCTCCCGGTTTAAGAaagaaggcagaggaggaggagatgaggaaggaggaaggaacgAAGGAGGGGTAGAAGCTGAGTGAAGGCGTGGAGAAGTGCAAAGggagggaggacgaggagggaagTGGATGTGAtgggtgaggaggggaggagatgaaagGCATAGGTGGATGAATGTGGTATTGAGGGGACGGGGGgcagggtggtggtggggggggggggtacgcaGGGAACACGTCTCAGGGCCAAACGTAATGTACGTACAGGTCCGAGCACACACAGCTCATTATGTGTCCActcaggttgttgttgttcaacAGGTGGAGATATGGAATATATAAGTTTCGGCAGGCGAGCGAGTGTTATGACCGAGgtgtgtgtataaagatggaggacgtgaCAGTTTCCtagagtgaagccaaaatggCTAGAGTGGAATTTGTTTATTCGGCTCTTGATAACGTTTGGTTTAATTTTGAGAATTTCTGAAATCGCTTCTTAATTCATCACAAttcctctcatctgtctgaATTTAACTGTCGCTGGTTCTCCTCACACTCTGGTGATGTCGTAAATGTTCTTCATCCCCAACTCTTATtttgagcttttatttatttaagacattttgtatgatacttttatttttattgaccATTTACTAACTGCAACTCTGAAAGAGGACAACCTCCCAGAGCTAGTTCTTAAAATCCACTTGTGCACATCTTTACTCTGCTGGAGACCAAGGTGAATAGAAGCCACACACggctctttaaaataaaatgcatggATACGGGAAATATACTTTGTTTGGGAACCATTGCTACTGTACAAATAAGGTAATGTAACTTTAAATATGCACCGATTGACATAAGCTCTGGCAAAGACACAACATAATTTTCGTCATTGTTATAATGATAAAGTGCAGAGAAGTCAATGAAGTCACTTTGCCTCGAGGAGGGCAGGTCATCTTTTTTAAGCTGCGGTGACCACTCTGGGTAAAaccgcagcagcagagggagactGTGGTTGTGTGAGGAAAGCAGCTGCCCTGATCTGCTCTCTGCTCCCAGTTCATTCTGGACACTTCTCAGTATCCACGCCAACTGCTACCAAACAGCCGCCAACTAAAATACACTGCAAAGacatgaaatcagaaaataaactgaCAGTCCTGGAGGACAAATTGAGGGACAGGCCAAGACTTAACATTTAGAGACTTTTCAAGTCAATTTTATTGTCGTTTTTTGTTAAAAgaatttcacaaaaatattaaactgtCGCAGACACCACTGACGACAAGCAGAGaatatcacatgaccacaacagtgccacagagaggagagggatagagagagagagagagatagtaaACACTGTCCAAACtcagaagacattttaaagTCAATGTCCACCTCTTCATAATCCACCGCGAGTGAGCACTGGCGACACAAAGGTTTTTCCTCCGCTGAaggctcctctgctcctctgggtgccggcagtgtgtgtgtttgtgtgtttgtttgtgtgtgaaaacactgtctgtgatgtgtgtgagagaatcgTCATCTCAGGGAGGCGATTGTTCGTTTCTCAGGTGGGGAGCGGCCACCCAAATGCACATTCTGTTTCCCTGCTGTAGAGAAAGCCCACAGTCCAGGTCGGTGTCCTGTCGATTGCCACACTGCCTCCATGATTAACGTGCATCGCACGAGATTGTAATGTCACAGGGGAAATAAGAAATGTCTTCGAGTTTCCTTTCAATTCATATCAGTACAGAAGAGGATACAAGCATCCTCTCCtgaaagtataaaaatatacacaatGTTTACAAAATAACCTGCTTCTCACTGTACATTTACTCCATAGGATGAAAGTCGTACTACTTCAATCGGGGCAAgga
This sequence is a window from Platichthys flesus chromosome 24, fPlaFle2.1, whole genome shotgun sequence. Protein-coding genes within it:
- the LOC133950103 gene encoding transmembrane protein 272-like; translation: MTGFVERIPRPPQPKGATLGFSKLFGCAIPIAQIAIGSVYLEDCPVQPYIPIYLIVSGVIGVMLALLTCMPFSQKPEDGTSNPINQVCVMWNSLSSCFLFCWFITGNVWIYSIYQPEYVKNSTNIDVYCDKTLYLFAFWITTLGYILFGVILLCSFCAMVCFCLCG
- the pcolceb gene encoding procollagen C-endopeptidase enhancer b, whose protein sequence is MEDRVWSVLLLVALTLGWTEAQSQSNSTRPTFLCGGHLVTDSGIVASEGFPSPYKPNSKCTWYITVPEGHVVMLSFRLYDMEADPTCRYDYLDVYNGHTRLVQKLGRFCGTFRPGALISTSNTMMMDMVSDESTGGRGFLAYFTAGKPHVEENQFCGGRLTKSQGSVKTPNWPNSNYPAGISCSWHISVEPSNVIEVKFIKLDLEPDTYCRYDYVALFNGGEKDNSRRIGKFCGDSSPGIIVTNGNELLVQFVSDLSVTSDGFMAFYSSVPRGSRSPTAGGDFIYGPQTTSTPQKAGVRPKKTVKPTPKPKPAVKPKPTKKALVKKPPPLKPAAKPAVKPTAKPKPAKPAPKVPVKKPAPKPGTKPAPKPKLVKPTLKPRIKVKPTRRPILKTKPTLKPAVKKTVKPTVKSGAKPNAKPKATPKPGAGKTVTKKPVVSNKPLPLNPLCTQPCKRTGTLQTSFCPHDFVITGKVTSVTAGPRGSATIEVSVIKAYKTGRLNIGKSGPATSVRLTSTCKRCPGLNKGQNYVLMGKVDAQGAGHLSPSSFTLLYKPIHGKALAVLARKSC